In the genome of Streptococcus oralis, one region contains:
- a CDS encoding FecCD family ABC transporter permease: MLSKFSGSRRDLQFVLFLVILLSVLGISLFLAVSMGSVAIDLGDTYRIILSRLGIPLEIGEVSKSTLAIVWNMRFPRVLLGLIVGAGLSMCGSVMQSTVNNPIAEPYVLGISAGATLGATLSIILGLKVMISLGAFLGAILATIAVLIIASMQGRMTTSSLILSGTVVNALFLAFSNFIISVGANADSVMTIKFWTMGSLAGTTWADLVLPTIVVGMAFLFFSTQYRVFNAMMMGDEAALTLGIPLRFYWYLYVTMVAVLTAVLVATCGIIGFVGLITPHLARGLVGTNYRRLFPVATLLGALFVVWADVLSRVVIPNAELPIGIFTALVGAPFFIYIVGGRRREVRV; the protein is encoded by the coding sequence ATGCTTTCCAAATTTTCTGGAAGCCGACGGGACCTGCAATTTGTGTTGTTTTTGGTTATTTTGCTAAGTGTTTTAGGAATTTCCCTCTTTCTAGCTGTTTCTATGGGGTCTGTTGCGATTGATCTAGGAGATACCTATCGGATTATTTTGAGCAGATTGGGGATTCCTCTTGAGATAGGAGAGGTTTCCAAGTCTACTCTTGCTATTGTATGGAACATGAGATTCCCCCGAGTATTGTTAGGTCTGATAGTAGGGGCTGGACTTTCTATGTGTGGTAGCGTGATGCAGTCTACAGTGAATAATCCTATTGCTGAGCCCTATGTCTTAGGAATCTCTGCGGGTGCAACTCTAGGGGCAACTTTGAGCATCATTCTTGGCTTAAAAGTGATGATTAGCCTTGGAGCTTTTCTTGGAGCTATTTTGGCAACAATTGCTGTCCTCATCATTGCCTCTATGCAGGGCAGGATGACAACTTCCAGTCTAATCTTATCAGGAACGGTGGTCAATGCCCTTTTTCTGGCATTTTCCAACTTTATTATCTCAGTTGGTGCTAATGCTGACAGTGTGATGACCATTAAGTTTTGGACCATGGGCTCGCTTGCTGGGACTACCTGGGCAGACTTGGTCCTGCCAACTATAGTAGTAGGAATGGCCTTTCTATTTTTCTCTACTCAGTATCGTGTTTTTAATGCGATGATGATGGGAGATGAGGCTGCTTTAACTTTAGGGATTCCCTTACGCTTTTATTGGTATCTTTATGTGACCATGGTAGCTGTGCTGACAGCAGTCTTAGTAGCAACTTGTGGGATTATTGGATTTGTTGGTCTAATTACTCCTCACTTAGCTCGAGGGTTAGTAGGAACGAATTACAGGAGACTTTTTCCCGTTGCGACCTTACTGGGTGCCCTCTTTGTCGTCTGGGCAGATGTACTCTCTCGTGTCGTCATTCCAAATGCCGAGTTGCCAATTGGTATTTTCACAGCCTTGGTAGGCGCTCCCTTCTTTATCTATATTGTTGGTGGTAGGCGAAGGGAGGTGAGGGTCTGA
- a CDS encoding ABC transporter ATP-binding protein has protein sequence MDLICQDIHFGLGEKKILKGVSLKVEGHQFHTILGPNGSGKTSLLKLLYRQEKADKGLISLDGKPLEHWSLKETAKQMAVVTQFNQLQFDCTVEEIVLLGRTPHLSFLQKERERDYALVQDALVKVDMLEKKTRLYSSLSGGEKQRVLLARALAQEPTLLLLDEPTNHLDIKYQLDLLAIVKNLKVNVLAVLHDIQLACRYSDYLYLMKEGEILYQGTPKETITPESLKTVYGVQSQVTWTEDQQAMIHYL, from the coding sequence ATGGACTTGATTTGTCAGGATATCCACTTTGGACTAGGAGAGAAAAAAATCCTCAAAGGAGTTTCTCTTAAGGTTGAGGGGCATCAATTTCATACGATACTTGGGCCAAATGGAAGTGGAAAAACCAGCCTGCTTAAACTCCTCTATCGTCAGGAAAAGGCGGACAAAGGCTTGATAAGTTTAGATGGAAAGCCACTGGAGCATTGGTCACTCAAAGAAACAGCCAAGCAAATGGCAGTTGTCACCCAGTTTAATCAATTGCAGTTTGATTGTACAGTTGAGGAAATCGTCTTGCTGGGAAGAACGCCCCACCTCTCTTTTCTACAGAAGGAAAGGGAAAGGGATTATGCCCTCGTTCAAGATGCTCTCGTCAAGGTGGATATGCTTGAGAAGAAAACTCGTCTCTATTCGTCTCTTTCAGGGGGAGAGAAACAACGAGTCTTATTAGCCCGCGCCTTGGCGCAAGAACCAACTCTCTTGCTCCTGGATGAACCAACCAATCACCTGGATATCAAGTATCAGCTAGACTTGTTGGCCATTGTGAAAAATCTCAAGGTCAATGTTCTAGCTGTCCTACATGATATTCAACTTGCTTGTCGCTATTCGGATTATCTCTATCTGATGAAAGAGGGAGAAATCCTTTACCAAGGGACTCCAAAGGAGACCATCACCCCTGAGTCATTGAAAACTGTATACGGAGTTCAAAGTCAGGTTACTTGGACAGAGGATCAGCAAGCCATGATTCACTATTTATAA
- a CDS encoding ABC transporter substrate-binding protein — MKKTLSILLVTVATLTMAACGNTTTEKATTQSSTETSQKASTETTYPLTVKTYDAKGNEVEQVFDKAPEKVITNNLSTTEILLELGLKDKIAGMLNPDNAVTDKYKDAIATIPQIGDKKTVSQETVLSYEPDAVMGRNMMFSEKSLGTVSTWNENKIPVYTQKASLSTIQQDLGNIVEDVKNFGMIFNVQDKANEYAAQLQAKIDAVKKANPASQGEKKKALIMVAYNDETFGAYKSALQESLLNQLGYTNVATGTSGLTLENLVSMDPELIIYVTSDRNKKLDANAVELMKKNAVLENVPAIKNQKIMTISYDELMDYGPAVIDSLEKINDFVNK, encoded by the coding sequence ATGAAAAAAACACTAAGCATTTTACTGGTAACAGTAGCTACCCTAACCATGGCAGCTTGTGGTAATACTACTACAGAAAAAGCTACCACACAGTCTAGCACAGAAACAAGTCAGAAGGCCAGCACAGAGACGACTTATCCGTTAACGGTCAAGACCTATGACGCTAAGGGAAATGAAGTCGAACAAGTCTTTGACAAGGCACCTGAAAAAGTTATCACCAACAATCTTTCAACCACTGAAATTTTGTTGGAGTTAGGCTTGAAGGATAAAATTGCTGGCATGCTCAACCCTGACAATGCTGTGACGGACAAATACAAGGACGCGATTGCGACGATTCCTCAAATTGGGGATAAAAAAACAGTCTCTCAAGAGACAGTCCTTTCTTATGAGCCAGATGCTGTGATGGGTCGAAACATGATGTTTTCTGAAAAATCCTTGGGAACAGTTAGCACTTGGAATGAAAACAAAATCCCAGTCTATACGCAAAAAGCTTCTCTCTCAACGATTCAGCAAGATTTGGGAAATATCGTAGAAGACGTTAAAAATTTTGGAATGATTTTTAATGTGCAGGACAAGGCCAATGAATACGCAGCCCAATTACAAGCTAAAATTGACGCTGTTAAGAAAGCAAACCCAGCAAGCCAAGGTGAAAAGAAAAAGGCTTTGATTATGGTTGCTTATAATGACGAAACCTTTGGTGCTTACAAGTCTGCTTTGCAAGAAAGCTTGTTGAATCAACTTGGTTATACCAACGTTGCAACGGGAACATCAGGCTTGACCTTGGAAAATCTCGTGTCAATGGATCCTGAGTTGATTATTTATGTGACTAGCGACCGCAATAAAAAATTGGATGCCAACGCAGTAGAGTTGATGAAGAAAAATGCTGTTTTGGAAAATGTTCCTGCAATTAAGAATCAAAAAATCATGACCATTTCTTACGATGAGTTGATGGATTATGGTCCAGCAGTGATTGATTCCCTTGAGAAAATCAATGACTTTGTCAATAAATAA
- a CDS encoding alpha/beta hydrolase-fold protein encodes MTLSINNEFDWEGIQVKVSLPSTYDPNQTYPAILLNDGNLDFLSSLSESVILVGLTSKHRLDDYTPWKASALRDGAPDFGGQANAYHGHLFGGLLDKLQSLYRLDKNRLAYGGYSLGGLVAVYSLFSFDKVSCVFSICGSFWYPDFVTYCKEEKVKNLDCLLYLQNGQTEGAHHSNRLAQAPVYAEEIHTSLQQCYPTGRFVFDPYGHHEQVAERFLAFSSWLVQKWKIK; translated from the coding sequence ATGACTTTGTCAATAAATAATGAGTTTGATTGGGAAGGGATCCAAGTCAAGGTCAGCCTTCCTTCGACCTATGACCCCAATCAAACCTATCCAGCTATCCTCTTGAATGATGGAAACTTGGATTTCCTATCTTCACTTTCAGAATCTGTGATTTTAGTTGGTTTGACCTCTAAACATCGCCTAGATGACTACACTCCATGGAAGGCATCTGCTCTGAGAGATGGGGCTCCAGATTTTGGCGGTCAGGCAAATGCCTATCATGGTCATTTATTTGGAGGTCTTTTAGATAAGTTGCAGTCACTTTATCGTCTGGACAAAAATCGCCTTGCTTATGGAGGATACTCACTAGGTGGTTTGGTGGCAGTATACAGTCTTTTCAGCTTTGACAAGGTCTCCTGTGTCTTCTCTATCTGTGGTTCCTTTTGGTATCCTGATTTTGTGACTTATTGTAAGGAAGAAAAGGTGAAAAATTTGGACTGTTTACTGTATTTACAGAATGGACAAACAGAAGGAGCCCATCATAGTAATCGTCTGGCTCAAGCGCCAGTTTATGCTGAGGAAATCCATACTAGTCTTCAGCAATGCTATCCGACTGGTCGGTTTGTCTTTGATCCCTATGGGCATCATGAGCAAGTGGCTGAGCGATTTCTAGCCTTTTCCAGTTGGTTGGTCCAAAAATGGAAAATCAAATAA
- a CDS encoding lysophospholipid acyltransferase family protein, translating to MFYTYLRGLVMLILWSINGNAHYHNTDKIPSRDENYILVAPHRTWWDPVYMAFATKPKQFIFMAKKELFNNRIFGWWIRMCGAFPIDREKPNASAIKYPINVLKKSDRSLIMFPSGSRHSNDVKGGVALIAKMAKVRIMPVTYTGPMNLKGLISRERVDMNFGNPIDISDIKKMNDEGIEMVADRIQAEFQRLDEETKQWHNDKKPNPLWWFIRIPALILAVFVGILTIIFSFIASFIWNPDKKREALG from the coding sequence ATGTTTTATACTTATTTGCGTGGACTAGTCATGCTGATCTTGTGGTCCATCAATGGCAATGCCCACTATCACAATACTGATAAAATCCCTAGCCGAGACGAAAACTATATCCTCGTCGCACCTCACCGTACCTGGTGGGATCCTGTTTACATGGCCTTTGCGACCAAGCCAAAACAGTTCATCTTTATGGCCAAAAAAGAGCTGTTTAACAACCGTATCTTTGGCTGGTGGATCCGTATGTGTGGCGCCTTTCCTATCGACCGGGAAAAACCTAACGCCTCTGCCATCAAGTACCCTATCAACGTCCTCAAAAAAAGCGACCGCTCTCTCATCATGTTTCCAAGTGGGAGCCGTCACTCAAACGATGTCAAGGGTGGAGTTGCCTTGATTGCCAAAATGGCCAAGGTTCGTATCATGCCTGTTACCTACACCGGTCCCATGAACTTGAAAGGCTTGATTAGCCGTGAACGTGTCGATATGAACTTTGGAAATCCTATCGATATCTCGGACATCAAGAAAATGAATGATGAAGGAATCGAAATGGTTGCAGATCGTATCCAAGCAGAATTCCAACGTTTGGACGAAGAAACCAAGCAATGGCACAATGATAAAAAACCAAATCCACTCTGGTGGTTTATCCGCATCCCTGCCCTTATCCTTGCAGTGTTTGTTGGTATCCTAACGATTATCTTTAGCTTTATCGCAAGCTTTATCTGGAATCCAGATAAGAAGAGAGAGGCTCTTGGTTAA